A DNA window from Halostella litorea contains the following coding sequences:
- a CDS encoding dihydrolipoyl dehydrogenase family protein has protein sequence MPDYDIVVLGGGTGNRVAEAAADAGMETALVERGRLGGTCLNRGCNPSKKLIHRADVAEAVRHADEVGIEASVDDVAFADIVADVTETVTEAAEEKARRARNRSGLTFYQAEGQFVDAHTVEVAGGDGSSGDRLTAERIVLAGGSRPMVPDSIDGTDETPFLTSDDALRLDTLPDRLVVVGGGYIAVELSHFFSQMGSDVTIVGHGETLVDREDAAVAQRLTEAYRKEHELHLGFRVTAVAEDDGERVVTAETEDGEGIEVPGDRLLIATGRTPNSDSWNVSAAGIETDGKGFVETDEQLRTSVDSVYAIGDIAGNYMFKHSGDKEAEYVVGNAVHGRERSVEYPGMSHAIFGSPQVASLGRTESDIDDGVDYEVGTCAYDDTALGAALRDQGGFAKALVGSDGEVIGCHVIGPEASTMIHEVNTAVAAGADAERIAETIHIHPAISEVIQGAFRDACDLGSPGI, from the coding sequence ATGCCCGACTACGACATCGTCGTACTCGGTGGGGGAACGGGGAACAGAGTCGCCGAGGCGGCGGCCGACGCGGGGATGGAGACGGCGCTCGTCGAGCGCGGTCGCTTGGGCGGCACCTGTCTGAATCGGGGTTGCAACCCCTCGAAAAAACTCATTCACCGCGCGGACGTCGCCGAGGCGGTCCGTCACGCCGACGAAGTCGGCATTGAGGCATCCGTCGACGACGTCGCGTTTGCGGACATCGTGGCCGACGTGACGGAGACGGTCACCGAAGCGGCGGAGGAGAAGGCTCGCCGCGCGCGCAATCGGAGCGGGCTTACCTTCTACCAGGCAGAAGGGCAGTTCGTGGACGCGCACACCGTGGAAGTCGCCGGCGGCGACGGGTCGAGCGGCGACCGACTCACGGCGGAGCGGATCGTCCTCGCCGGCGGATCGCGGCCGATGGTGCCGGACTCCATCGACGGGACCGACGAAACACCCTTCCTCACGAGCGACGACGCGCTCCGGCTGGACACGCTCCCGGACCGGCTCGTCGTGGTCGGCGGCGGCTACATCGCCGTCGAACTGAGCCACTTCTTCTCCCAGATGGGCAGCGACGTAACGATCGTCGGGCACGGCGAGACGCTCGTCGACCGGGAGGACGCGGCGGTCGCACAGCGACTCACCGAGGCGTACCGGAAGGAACACGAACTGCACCTCGGGTTCCGCGTGACTGCGGTGGCTGAGGACGACGGCGAGCGCGTGGTCACCGCCGAAACCGAGGACGGCGAGGGGATCGAGGTCCCCGGCGACCGGCTCTTGATCGCGACCGGGAGGACACCGAACAGCGACAGCTGGAACGTCTCGGCGGCCGGTATCGAGACCGACGGGAAAGGGTTCGTCGAGACCGACGAGCAACTCCGCACGTCAGTCGACAGCGTCTACGCGATAGGCGATATCGCGGGCAACTACATGTTCAAACACTCGGGGGACAAGGAAGCCGAGTACGTCGTCGGGAACGCCGTACACGGGCGTGAACGGTCGGTCGAATACCCCGGAATGTCCCACGCCATCTTCGGCTCGCCACAGGTCGCCAGCCTCGGGCGGACCGAGAGCGACATAGACGACGGAGTCGACTACGAAGTGGGGACCTGCGCCTACGACGACACGGCACTCGGCGCTGCGCTGCGTGACCAGGGCGGCTTCGCGAAGGCGCTCGTGGGGAGCGACGGCGAGGTGATCGGCTGTCACGTGATCGGGCCGGAGGCGTCGACGATGATCCACGAGGTGAACACCGCCGTCGCCGCCGGTGCCGACGCCGAACGGATCGCGGAGACGATCCACATCCATCCAGCGATATCGGAGGTCATCCAGGGGGCTTTCCGCGACGCCTGCGACCTTGGCTCTCCCGGGATTTGA